A genome region from Bufo gargarizans isolate SCDJY-AF-19 chromosome 2, ASM1485885v1, whole genome shotgun sequence includes the following:
- the SECISBP2L gene encoding selenocysteine insertion sequence-binding protein 2-like isoform X3: MEINEQNGKLSAEVEPFVPQKKGTEAIALPMSLPGDGGNSGGLEPTPIPSYLITCYPFVQENQSNRQFPLYINDVRWQQSSSNPPGPYLAYPIVPAQPPVSTEYMYYQLMPAPCAQVMGFYHPFPTSYTTPLQATNAISAISIDCNDRTNPQSQINVLPSQRNRSATRPSVVHKQPPQPVPQIKCKRPPMKSVAVQKETCAAGPDTRSKIVLLVDASQQTDFPNDIANKSLSESMGSSPWKTKARRRRSSHPAAESSSEQGASEADIDSDSGYCSPKHCQAAAMCSRHTDCTASAINVAEPAVCTAGGSWANVASQATQKRPWNEKNQAFSRGGRQAELRNNSQLGYRIRGQSTSSERRQNIQRNQDSKTGTTAQISRSDQSHEQLYFEDEDEFPELNSSTGTSKNETQPKMAAKVLDDLPENSPINIVQTPIPITTSVPKRAKSQKKKALAAALATAQEYSEISMEQKKLQEALSKASGKKSKTPVQLDLGDMLAELERQQQAMKARQITNTRPLSYTVGSTVPFHTKEHANRNMFTKSQALVASPNPLDSTAPRMKRGKEKELPKLKRPTPLKKIILKEREEKKGRLIVDPNVLGSDEQKDMPLSFADDQSEELASQDEAGLSAPSDTSLSPASQNSPYCMTPVSQGSPASSGIGSPMASSAITKIHSKRFREYCNQVLSKEIDECVTVLLQELVSFQERVYQKDPIKAKSKRRLVMGLREVTKHMKLNKIKCVIISPNCEKIQSKGGLDEALYNVIAMAREQEIPFVFALGRKALGRCVNKLVPVSVVGIFSYSGAESLFNNLVSLTEEARKAYKDMVSSMEQEQAEEALKNVKKVPHHMGHSRNPSAASAISFCSVISEPISEVNEKDYETNWRSMVETSDGLEASENEDSSVRTMASQHTVNTQSNKSVYKPLSGSGSTTSVSKPSKITAVDKEEAKPDDNLEWASQQSTETGSWDGSGRDVLNSSMTSTTSTLVPEMLDEDEDEEEEDDEYHQEPISVSRIESWVSETQRTMETLQLVNSPEEDSIEQSEEDTVENI, translated from the exons AATGGAAAGCTGTCCGCTGAAGTTGAGCCATTTGTCCCTCAGAAGAAGGGGACTGAGGCCATCGCACTCCCAATGTCTCTTCCTGGTGACGGGGGAAATTCTGGCGGACTGGAACCCACTCCCATTCCCAGCTATCTTATAACCTGCTACCCCTTTGTACAGGAAAACCagtctaatag ACAATTCCCCCTGTATATAAATGATGTTAGATGGCAACAGTCAAGCTCCAATCCTCCAGGACCTTACCTTGCTTATCCCATTGTACCCGCTCAGCCACCTGTATCCACGGAGTACATGTACTACCAGCTAATGCCAGCGCCATGCGCTCAAGTCATGGGATTCTACCATCCTTTTCCGACTTCCTACACGACACCCCTTCAAGCAACCAATGCTATCAGTGCAATTTCTATTGATTGCAATGACCGCACTAACCCACAATCCCAAATTAATGTGTTACCCAGTCAGAGGAACAGAAGTGCCACTAGACCATCTGTGGTCCACAAG CAGCCTCCGCAACCAGTACCACAGATAAAATGCAAGAGACCACCTATGAAAAGTGTTGCAGTACAGAAGGAAACCTGTGCAGCAGGCCCAGACACTCGCTCCAAAATTGTCCTCTTGGTGGACGCTTCTCAGCAAACGG atTTTCCAAATGATATAGCCAACAAATCACTCTCTGAGAGCATGGGTTCATCTCCCTGGAAAACAAAAGCAAGGCGGAGGCGGTCCTCTCACCCCGCCGCAGAGTCCTCCAGTGAACAGGGTGCAAGTGAAGCAGATATTGACAGCGATAGTGGGTACTGCAGTCCAAAGCACTGCCAAGCAGCTGCAATGTGTTCAAGGCACACCGACTGTACAGCCTCTGCTATCAAT GTTGCAGAGCCAGCTGTATGTACAG CTGGAGGAAGCTGGGCCAATGTAGCTTCACAGGCTACTCAGAAAAGACCTTGGAATGAAAAAAATCAAGCTTTCTCAAGAGGAGGAAGACAGGCTGAATTACGTAACAATTCTCAG CTTGGATACCGTATAAGAGGGCAGAGCACTTCATCTGAAAGAAGACAGAATATCCAGAGGAATCAGGATAGTAAAACTGGGACCACAGCCCAAATAAGCAGATCTGATCAAAGCCATGAGCAGCTGTACTTTGAG GATGAAGATGAGTTTCCAGAATTAAACAGCAGCACTGGGACTTCAAAAAATGAAACACAACCAAAGATGGCAGCTAAAGTG TTGGATGATTTACCTGAAAATTCTCCAATTAACATTGTCCAGACTCCAATTCCCATCACAACATCAGTACCAAAACGCGCAAAAAGTCAAAAGAAGAAAGCTCTTGCTGCTGCTTTGGCCACTGCCCAGGAATATTCTGAAATAAGCATGGAACAGAAAAAGCTCCAG GAAGCATTATCTAAAGCATCTGGTAAGAAAAGCAAGACTCCGGTACAGCTAGACTTGGGAGACATGCTGGCAGAACTGGAGAGACAGCAGCAAGCAATGAAAGCTCGTCAGATTACCAACACCAGACCTTTATCATACACAG TTGGCAGTACTGTCCCATTTCACACCAAAGAGCACGCAAACAGAAATATGTTCACAAAGAGCCAAGCTCTAGTGGCTTCCCCTAACCCCTTGGACTCCACTGCACCCAGGATGAAAAGGGGAAAAGAAAAAGAACTTCCGAAATTAAAACGACCAACTCCACTAAAAAAG atcatcctgaaagaaagagaagaaaagaaAGGACGATTGATAGTAGATCCGAATGTACTGGGCTCAGATGAGCAGAAGGATATGCCTTTAAGTTTTGCTGATGATCAGTCCGAGGAGCTGGCATCACAAGACG AAGCCGGTCTGAGTGCACCCAGTGATACTTCACTGTCTCCAGCAAGTCAGAACTCCCCTTACTGCATGACGCCTGTATCTCAGGGATCACCAGCAAGTTCTGGCATTGGTAGTCCCATGGCCTCTTCCGCCATCACCAAAATTCACAGCAAAAGGTTCAGAGA ATACTGCAATCAAGTATTAAGCAAAGAAATTGATGAATGTGTGACTGTGTTACTGCAAGAACTGGTCAGCTTCCAAGAACGCGTATACCAGAAAGACCCCATCAAAGCTAAGTCAAAGAGGAGACTTGTGATGGGATTGCGAGAAGTCACCAAACACAtgaagttaaataaaataaagtgtgtCATTATATCTCCCAACTGTGAGAAAATTCAGTCTAAAG GTGGCCTGGATGAAGCACTCTATAATGTAATAGCTATGGCAAGGGAGCAAGAAATTCCATTTGTTTTTGCCCTGGGACGAAAAGCTCTGGGACGATGTGTGAACAAACTGGTGCCAGTCAGTGTTGTGGGTATCTTTAGCTATTCTGGTGCTGAG aGTTTATTTAATAATTTAGTCTCTCTGACGGAAGAAGCTAGAAAAGCATACAAAGATATGGTGTCCTCAATGGAGCAGGAGCAAGCTGAAGAGGCTTTGAAGAATGTTAAAAAGGTCCCACACCACATGGGTCATTCACGTAACCCCTCTGCAGCCAGTGCCATTTCATTCTGCAGCGTCATCTCTGAACCTATATCAGAAGTCAATGAGAAGGATTATG AAACCAATTGGAGAAGTATGGTAGAAACATCTGATGGACTTGAAGCGTCAGAAAATGAAGATTCTTCTGTAAGGACAATGGCTTCCCAACACACAGTAAACACACAGTCTAATAAAAGTGTCTATAAACCACTTTCGGGTTCTGGTAGCACTACCTCAGTTTCTAAACCTAGCAAGATAACTGCAGTTGACAAAGAAGAGGCAAAACCAGATGACAATCTGGAATGGGCTTCACAGCAGAGTACAGAAACTGGATCATGGGATGGTAGTGGCAGAGATGTCCTCAATTCCTCCATGACAAGCACAACAAGTACTCTGGTGCCCGAAATGCTGGACgaagatgaggatgaggaggaggaggatgatgagtaTCACCAGGAACCTATTTCAGTCAGCAGAATAGAGTCTTGGGTATCAGAAACTCAGCGAACTATGGAAACTCTGCAGCTTGTGAACAGTCCAGAGGAAGATAGTATTGAACAAAGTGAAGAAGATACTGTGGAGAATATCTAG